ATCGACAGATTATTTATCAGGTAAGTTTCTATTTCAGGTGAAATGATAGAAAAGGACAAAGTTGTTGGCAATATCAGCAATCTCTTCAACAGGTATTCCGGGAAAGAGGAGCTTGAAAATGAAATAAATCGTCTTCAATCCCGTATAGTTGAACTTGAGCTGGATGTGAGGACTGCCAACATAAGATATGAGAAAAGCACCGAGTCCGAGAAAAAGGCCGTTGCGGCAAAACAGGAAGCTGAAGAGAAGCTTAATGCTTTTGAAGTGAAGCTCAAGACTCTGGAGCATGAGGTGGACAAAGAAAGAACTGATGCTCCTGCATCTCTTTCATTCACCTGCAATGACCAGTTCAGCAAACAGCGCAGCGAAGAATTTCTCAGTTCTTTGTCAACGATCTCATTCACCGATCCTTCACTGGTATCATTATACGTAGCCGCAGGTGAAAGTCCTGCCAGCATAAAGGATCACGAGCTTTTAACAGAGCGTGTTGATAGCGAAACTCTTGCCCTTACAGAAAAAGTGGAATCCAGCACAGGATTTGTTTTGTTCTATTCGCCGGACCACATGATAAATGAGCTTCTTGTGCCGCCATTGCCGCTGGAAAGGTCATCCTGGAGCACGGGCAATAAATTTGATGTTTCACCAATTTCAGAACTGCTGAACAGGGATGCAGGTATCTGTGTGCTTGTGGCCCACGCAGGTGAGTCTTTCACCGGATTTTCTCTTGATTCCAGGGAATTTGACTCTTTCCAGATGATAAAAACAAGCGTCAAGGCCAAACATGCCAAAGGAGGCTTTAGCCAGAGGCGCTTTGAAAGGTTGAGGGATGAGGATATTGCACACCATATCGATAAAGTAAAACTCGCTCTCAAAGACATTATTGATGAGTTCAGGGGCAGTATTGACTACATGATCCTGGCAGGCGACCTTCCGCTTGCAAAGGAAATTACTTCTGATATGCTTCTTGACATCACTCAGGTATACTCTTCATCAGATGTCCGGATCGAAAAACATAATATCTCTGGCATAATGAAACAAATAATGACCTGTCGCAGGTACAGACTATGATCATATTATAATGTGAAGGTGCTTCAATGCTAAGTAAAGAGGGACTTTGCGGGATAATTGATGCCTTAGGTGCTCTTACCCTGGATGAAATATATCATATAACAAAGGAGCTGTCGCTGCTCAAAGGCGGAATTCCACCGGCTATGCCTGCTATAAAGGAACTCTGCGAGGAAGCTGAAAAGGAACATCATATTGTTGCGGTTTCGGCTGAAGAGATCGCGGGTGCAGAAGAATCCAAAAATAATTCTGCTTTGTGGGATTCAGATGAAGGCGAAGATGATATTCTTTTGTATTATATCTCCGGGCCAAATGCTTTTCCTGAAGTTCCATTTGAGCTAAGCGAGGTTATTGATATTCTGGAATTGCACAAAAGGGATGTGAATCTCAGCAGTGTGGCTGCAAGGCTTAGCAAGAATCTTCATCGCAGGATAAAGAACCTTGAGAGCAAGATCGAAACGGTAAGTTCTGCAAAGGTACATGAAAAGGATCTTGAAAATCTGGAACTGAGGTACAGTGATATACTGAACCAGTATTATGATTACACTTTCTGGTTATCTGATGACATGCCCGGTCTTGAAGATGAGATACAGGAGCTAAGTTCAAGAATAGAGTCCCTTAAGTCGGCACAAGGTATTTGACTTTTAGGTATTATCTGGTACATATATGGCAAGAGACAGGCGTGACAAATATTACTGGAAAGCTAAAGAAGATGGTTTTCGCTCAAGGGCAGCTTACAAGCTTTTTCAGATCAACAACAAGCACAACATTATAAAAGAAGGCGACATCGTTGTAGACTTAGGTGCTGCTCCCGGTGGCTGGTGCGAGGTTGCAAAAGAACTGTCAGACGCTCGTGTCGTTGGTGTAGACCTCAGGAAGATCTCACCAATAGAAGGCGTTGAGACCATAGTTGGAGACATAACTTCCGACAGGACCATCGCAAAGATATTTGAGATGGTTGGTAAGGCCGGAGCAGATGTTGTAATATGTGATGCAGCGCCAAACCTTAGCGGGAACTGGAGTTATGATCACGCACGTTCTATAGATCTTACAAGGTCCGCCCTTGGCTGTGCAAAAAAGATCCTCAAACCGGGTGGTCATTTTGTAGTTAAGGTCTTCCAGGGCGATATGTTCAATGATTTCCTGAATGAAGTGCAGGATAATTTCACATATACCCAGTCTTATAATCCTAAAGCTTCAAGGTCTCAGAGTGCCGAAATTTATGTGATAGGCAAGAAATTCCTTACAGCTCCTGTAAGGCGCGGGGATGAGTTTGAGGTTGATATAACCGAACTTGGTTCAAGTGGTGATGGTGCAGTTCTCATCGATGATTTTGTTGTCTTTGTCAAAGGAGTGCAGCTTGGTGACCATGTAAAGATCAGAATAAATGATGTGAAGCCAAACTTCGCATTCGCTGAAGTTATCGGGTAATCTGTTATTTGTTTATGTTTCTTTTTTTTGATGTTTTGGTATTAAAGTGACAACAAACTGTCGCTTTCACTACCTATCATCAATTATATATTTATGCAATAAAGTAATGTAATTTTTATAGTGCGCATGCAGTTATACTACTATTATTTGCAGTGCTTTCTTGAACAGAAAAACTTGCATGGGCATTGTGTAAATTCTGGAATATGTCTATGAACTATGAACTCCCTGAACCGGAATCTCGTCCGCAGAAAAAACCGTTTATCTATGCAGGCGTTGGAATTCTTATTCTCCTTATCGCAGGATATGTTGTTTTTGGGGATTATATTCAGGAACAAAGGACACTAATCCAGATAGATTCATTATGGGAGCAGGCATCACAACTTCGTGATGAAGGGAATTATGATGGTGCACTTGAGGTCTATAGTTCAGTTTTCAGCCTTATATCCTCAAAGGATTTTCCTCTGGAATATGGGATGAACCATTACTATCGTGGAAAAACGTATGAGGAAATTGCATCTTCGGATATGGTAAATGCTTCCAGTCACCTGCAGAACAGCATTTATGCTTATGATTATTCCCTGAAGTTCATTACAGAGGAAGAATATCCGGCAGAATATTTCAGGGTACATTACGGTCTTGGTGATGCTTATCTTAAGCTGTATGCTTCCAGGGGAGATGTAAGTGATCTGGATACCGCGATAGATTATTACAACAATGCACTGGGATACTATTCCATTGCAGTTGATCCTATTTACTTTGCATCAATAAACAACAAGCTCGGTAATGCATGGCGTAAAAAGGGTAATCTGGAGGGCAATGTGACCTGCCTGCAAACAGCCCTTCTATCATACAGTGAATCACTCAGGGTATTCAGAGAAGATGTCTATTCCCTGGAATATGCAGGTGTTCAGAACAACCTGGGAAACCTCTACCTTGAAATGTCCTCTTATGGAAATGAAAAGAGCAATGTTGAGAATGCTGTAAGTTCATTTGACAATGCTTTGAGGGTTTATACTATAGACAGCCGTCCTATAGAATATGCTACTGTCCAGAACAACCTCGGAAATGCCTGGTTTGAACTCTCTAAGCTGGAAAATAAAGAAAGTAATGTGGAAAAGGCGGTCACGGCTTACAACGAAGCTTTAAAGGTATTTACGATAAGCCTTTTCCCGGTAGAGCACGATGGTGTCATACACAACATCGCGCAGGCATACAAAAGTCTTTGAATATCTGTGTCATTAAGAAATACAGATATGCTATATTTGTTGAATGTCGATCTTATCTTTCCTGTAAGGTCTGTACTTCTTCAACAAGACGTTTTCCTGCAGCTATCTCGTCAATACTGTGGACAACTGCACCCAGATTCTCTATGGACTGTTTTATTTCCTCGTAATCCAGGTTCTCTCCTTCAACTGTGATCTTTACAGTTTCTGTCTGCTGGTCTACTTCATATAAGCTCAAATTCACACCGTGTACTCCTGGAAGCACACTAAGCGTCGTGGACAATTCTACAATCGATGGATGATGGGGTTTAAGCACATCCAGGACCAATCTTCTAATTCCTGTCAATTTTTATCCTTCCTGATTAGAAAGTCATAATTCTGCAAGCATCAAATTCGAAATATTAAATGCAAATATCGGACTTATGAACATTGCCTATAAAGCATTATATTATTTTTGTTTTCCTATGAATGACTTTATCTAATTTCAGTGCATAATATCTTCCATTCTATGATTTATTCTCAGTCCGATGAGGTATTCTTATGATCGACATGCATACTCATTCTATTTTCAGTGATGGCGAACTGATTCCCAGTGAACTCGTTAGAAGGGCCGTTGTTCACGGTTACAGGGCAATAGGTATCACTGACCATGCAGACTTTACAAATGTAGAACACATTATCAGGAACGTTAGCAAGGCAAAGTACCTTGAAGATGAA
The sequence above is a segment of the uncultured Methanolobus sp. genome. Coding sequences within it:
- a CDS encoding Vms1/Ankzf1 family peptidyl-tRNA hydrolase produces the protein MIEKDKVVGNISNLFNRYSGKEELENEINRLQSRIVELELDVRTANIRYEKSTESEKKAVAAKQEAEEKLNAFEVKLKTLEHEVDKERTDAPASLSFTCNDQFSKQRSEEFLSSLSTISFTDPSLVSLYVAAGESPASIKDHELLTERVDSETLALTEKVESSTGFVLFYSPDHMINELLVPPLPLERSSWSTGNKFDVSPISELLNRDAGICVLVAHAGESFTGFSLDSREFDSFQMIKTSVKAKHAKGGFSQRRFERLRDEDIAHHIDKVKLALKDIIDEFRGSIDYMILAGDLPLAKEITSDMLLDITQVYSSSDVRIEKHNISGIMKQIMTCRRYRL
- a CDS encoding 23S rRNA (uridine(2552)-2'-O)-methyltransferase translates to MARDRRDKYYWKAKEDGFRSRAAYKLFQINNKHNIIKEGDIVVDLGAAPGGWCEVAKELSDARVVGVDLRKISPIEGVETIVGDITSDRTIAKIFEMVGKAGADVVICDAAPNLSGNWSYDHARSIDLTRSALGCAKKILKPGGHFVVKVFQGDMFNDFLNEVQDNFTYTQSYNPKASRSQSAEIYVIGKKFLTAPVRRGDEFEVDITELGSSGDGAVLIDDFVVFVKGVQLGDHVKIRINDVKPNFAFAEVIG
- a CDS encoding DUF211 domain-containing protein encodes the protein MTGIRRLVLDVLKPHHPSIVELSTTLSVLPGVHGVNLSLYEVDQQTETVKITVEGENLDYEEIKQSIENLGAVVHSIDEIAAGKRLVEEVQTLQER